The DNA region CTCTTTGGAGGGGGTAAGCCAGTATATCCTCGCAGAGATGAAGATCAAGGCCTTCAACATGACTTTGTTTATTGCGGGAGCTGCATTGATCCTAGGTTACTGGCTCTCGGGGCTGATCGTGAATCCCTTGAACAAGCTGATTCGCGTCATGCGCCGGGTAGCGGGCGGTGAGCTTGCCACCGAAGTCCCGATTGAACGTGCCGACGAATACGGTCAGGTCGGCGAGGCGTTTAATTCGATGACGGGCCAGCTCCGCGACTTGATGGATAATCGAAAGCGCCTTGTTGAGGATGTAGCGCATGAACTTAGGACGCCGCTGGCAATCATTCAATCCAAACTTGAGCTGATTCAGCAGTCTCAAGGGACCGTTAAGCCGGAAGCGCTGCTCTCCGTACATGATGAAGTGCTGCGGCTGATCAGGCTAGTGGATGAACTGCAGTTGCTGAACACGGCGGAAGCCGGAGAGCTTACGTTAAACAAAGAACCAACGAACTTGCCTATGCTTATGGAGGAGCTGATTGAGCTGGTACAGCCGGAAGCGGATGGATATGGGGTCAGTCTGGCCGTATCTTGTAATGTAGATATGCCGACGGTATGTCTGGATCCTAGACGGATGAAGCAGGTGTTTCTGAATTTATTGACGAATGCGCTAAGACATACGCGGGAAGGCGGGAAGATTACGGTCTGCATGCAGATCATTCATGATTGCGTCTCGATTTCGATCACCGATACCGGATCCGGAATTCCAGAGGGAGCGATTCCGCATTTGTTCGACCGGTTCTTTCGCGCCGATCCCGGAAGAGGAAGAACCGCTGGTGGCTCAGGGCTCGGACTGTCGATTGCACATCAGATCGTTGCAGTCCATGGGGGAAGCATCCAGGTAAGGAGCGAAGTGGGGGTCGGCTCCGAGTTTACGGTAAAACTTCCATTAGGATGAAAAAAAACAGCCCACCTACAACAGGGGGAATAGATGGGCTGCAGACCACGAAGCGGTCTCTTCTTTTATGTAATGAAAGCATTCAAAGCCTTGGCAGGCGGATGAGGCAATTAATCGGTCGCCTCTTTCGCCAGCTGGTCCATAATGCTGTTCAAGTCCGTGACCAGCGCCGCCATAAGATCCGCGGCATCCGACACTTGCCGGATGGATGCGGCGTGCTCTTGGAAAGCTTCGACGATGTCGTGAGCATGGGCCGCGGTATCGTTCGTAAAACGGGTCATTTCTTGAATCGAATGATTCATCCGGTCGGAGCCGGTGGACAGCTGCTGCGTCGCGGCGGATATTTCCTTCATTTGGTCGGCAGACTGTTTCACGGCATGGTGGATGACATCGAACGAGGCCCTCGCCTGATCGACGACCTGGACCCCTGAGCTCATATTGTTGTGGACTTGGCCGATGCTGCCGAGCAGATCGGCGGTTTCCCTATGTATACTGTCAATCAGTTCGGTGATTTCGCCGACAGAGGCCGAGGATTGCTCGGCGAGCTTGCGTACTTCGCCGGCAACGACGGCAAACCCCCTGCCAGCTTCCCCGGCTCTTGCCGATTCAATCGACGCGTTTAATGCCAGCAGATGGGTCTGGCTTGCGATACCTCGCACCACTTCGAGGATATCGCCAATTCGGGAGACATGCCGGCTCAGCACCATCAGCGTATTCCGGCTTCGGTCAACCGAGTGTCCGGTATTCTTGATTTCGGATAAAATATTGCCGATGATATGACGGCCGAATTCCGCCTGCCGCGCGGATTCCTCGGAGGCCCCGGCGGCTTCCGACGCCGATGCTGCCGCATGGCGGATGCTTCCGCCAATTTCGAGAATGATGGCGCGGTTTTGCTCCATCGCAGCCATCTGTTCCCTCGTTCCATGAGCAATGTCCTCGATGATTTTCCCCAGATGTTGACTTAGCCCGGTGCTTTGCCTGGATTGCCCGGCCAGCCGCTCAGCGGTCTCCTTCAATTGGCGGGTGGAGTCGGCCAGCTTAGACGTGATGTCATTCATCATCGCTGCACGCTGTTGATGCTGCGCCTCTCTCAAGGATGCTTCGATCTGCAGCGTGCTGTGAATTTGCCAGCTGGTTGCAGCCGAGGTAAGAATGAGAAATACCGCATGAATGATCAGCATCGTTAAAGAATAGCTCGTCGTTCCAAATACAAGCTCCGGAATAAGAAGAAACCCGAGAATATGCTGCGCGGCAAATATGCCGGTCATGCAGAAGATGAGCTTTATATTTTTATAGTAAGAGAGGGCTGCGATCACCATGAAGATGGAAAAGTGAAATTCGACATGCCCCCCTGCGCCGGCAATGACCGAGATGCTGCCAAGGGTCAGAACTAAGGTATGCAGGTAGGGAATACTCGGGTGGTCCGGCTTGCGGCTGTAAATGACGAGCGTAACCGCCAGCAGCAGTGCAGGCAGAACAAGCAGCACGTTCAGGATGGCTCCAAATTGGCCTTCCATTTGTGCAGAGGAGAGCATCTCCTGGGCGTGCATGTTTTGGTCGAACACATGGAACCTGCGGGCTAGAAGATGTACAATAGCGGTAATTCCGATAATAGCTAGCGATACGGCATTCATAAGTTTGTTCTTACGATTCATCATGGTCAGGGATCGGACTCCTTTTCATTTGGCAGGGTACAATAGCAGGTTCTGCGAATCCATGTGTTTGGGATAAGTACAATGGCGCAGAGGAAGTGCTT from Paenibacillus ihbetae includes:
- a CDS encoding methyl-accepting chemotaxis protein: MMNRKNKLMNAVSLAIIGITAIVHLLARRFHVFDQNMHAQEMLSSAQMEGQFGAILNVLLVLPALLLAVTLVIYSRKPDHPSIPYLHTLVLTLGSISVIAGAGGHVEFHFSIFMVIAALSYYKNIKLIFCMTGIFAAQHILGFLLIPELVFGTTSYSLTMLIIHAVFLILTSAATSWQIHSTLQIEASLREAQHQQRAAMMNDITSKLADSTRQLKETAERLAGQSRQSTGLSQHLGKIIEDIAHGTREQMAAMEQNRAIILEIGGSIRHAAASASEAAGASEESARQAEFGRHIIGNILSEIKNTGHSVDRSRNTLMVLSRHVSRIGDILEVVRGIASQTHLLALNASIESARAGEAGRGFAVVAGEVRKLAEQSSASVGEITELIDSIHRETADLLGSIGQVHNNMSSGVQVVDQARASFDVIHHAVKQSADQMKEISAATQQLSTGSDRMNHSIQEMTRFTNDTAAHAHDIVEAFQEHAASIRQVSDAADLMAALVTDLNSIMDQLAKEATD
- a CDS encoding sensor histidine kinase; this translates as MSVRGKIFLAMGVLVVLVSAAYIGTTQGYLGSLFARYYTDGGGSNEGMISLEGVSQYILAEMKIKAFNMTLFIAGAALILGYWLSGLIVNPLNKLIRVMRRVAGGELATEVPIERADEYGQVGEAFNSMTGQLRDLMDNRKRLVEDVAHELRTPLAIIQSKLELIQQSQGTVKPEALLSVHDEVLRLIRLVDELQLLNTAEAGELTLNKEPTNLPMLMEELIELVQPEADGYGVSLAVSCNVDMPTVCLDPRRMKQVFLNLLTNALRHTREGGKITVCMQIIHDCVSISITDTGSGIPEGAIPHLFDRFFRADPGRGRTAGGSGLGLSIAHQIVAVHGGSIQVRSEVGVGSEFTVKLPLG